One window of Triticum dicoccoides isolate Atlit2015 ecotype Zavitan chromosome 5A, WEW_v2.0, whole genome shotgun sequence genomic DNA carries:
- the LOC119297635 gene encoding beta-glucosidase 31-like, translating to MAVAKPLSSLALVLLLAVASQEAAAATITRGDFPPGFIFGTGSSSYQVEGAVAEDGRKPSIWDTFTHSGQFVDGATADVTADQYHKYKEDVKLLSDMGVDAYRFSIAWPRLIPDGCGAVNPKGLEYYNNLIDELLAHGIQPHVTIYHCDFPQALQDEYNGMLSRKFIDDYTAYAEVCFKNFGDRVKYWSTVNEPNIEPISGYDKGILPPQRCSFPFGAHRCANGNSTTEPYIVAHHLLLAHASAASLYKDKYQAKQGGKIGLTLLGWWYEPATQTPEDIAAAERMNDFHIGWYMHPLVHGDYPPVMRKNVGSRLPSFTDEELKRVLGSFDFVGFNHYIVLYVKADLSKLDDELRDYMGDAAVQYDMPFLKKNQLLFGLKRDYQSSTPPWALKKMLGHLQLKYKNPIVMIHENGAAGKNAPDDDKFRSQYLQDYIEATLESSRNGSNVQGYFVWSFLDMFEYIFGYRMGFGLYGVDFNSEERTRYQRHSAKWYTGFLHGGELRPVALPGKAYSQ from the exons GTTGAAGGTGCGGTCGCAGAGGACGGAAGAAAACCCAGCATCTGGGACACGTTCACACACTCAG GGCAGTTTGTCGACGGTGCCACTGCTGATGTGACTGCAGATCAGTATCACAAGTACAAG GaagatgtgaagcttttgagcgacaTGGGCGTCGACGCCTACAGATTTTCAATAGCCTGGCCTCGCCTTATTCCCG ATGGCTGTGGAGCAGTCAATCCAAAGGGACTGGAGTACTACAACAATCTTATCGATGAACTCCTGGCTCATG GAATCCAGCCTCACGTCACGATATATCATTGCGACTTCCCTCAGGCTCTTCAAGACGAATACAACGGCATGCTTAGTCGCAAATTCAT AGATGACTACACGGCATATGCAGAAGTGTGCTTCAAGAACTTTGGCGACCGGGTGAAATACTGGAGCACTGTCAATGAGCCAAACATCGAGCCCATCAGCGGATATGATAAGGGTATCCTCCCACCGCAGCGATGCTCATTCCCCTTCGGCGCCCACAGATGCGCTAATGGCAACTCTACCACAGAGCCATACATAGTAGCTCACCATCTTCTCCTCGCACATGCCTCGGCAGCGTCTCTATATAAAGACAAGTACCAG GCCAAGCAAGGAGGAAAAATTGGACTCACATTGCTCGGTTGGTGGTACGAGCCTGCGACGCAAACACCAGAGGATATAGCAGCAGCTGAAAGGATGAACGACTTCCACATTGGATG GTATATGCATCCGTTGGTGCACGGAGATTATCCCCCGGTGATGAGGAAGAATGTTGGGTCCAGGCTACCATCTTTCACCGACGAAGAACTGAAGAGGGTGCTCGGATCTTTCGATTTTGTCGGATTTAACCACTACATTGTGTTATATGTGAAGGCTGATCTTAGCAAGCTGGACGATGAGCTGAGAGATTACATGGGTGATGCAGCAGTGCAATATGACA TGCCATTTTTGAAGAAGAACCAG CTCCTGTTTGGGTTGAAAAGAGATTACCAGTCCTCGACGCCGCCGtgggctctgaagaaaatgctgggGCATCTCCAGCTCAAATACAAGAACCCTATAGTCATGATCCATGAGAACG GAGCTGCTGGGAAGAACGCCCCGGATGACGACAAGTTCAGGTCGCAGTACCTGCAGGACTACATCGAGGCGACCCTCGAATCCAGCAG GAACGGGTCCAATGTGCAGGGCTACTTCGTGTGGTCGTTCCTGGACATGTTCGAGTATATATTCGGCTATCGCATGGGTTTTGGCCTCTATGGTGTGGACTTCAACTCTGAGGAGAGGACGAGGTACCAGAGGCACTCCGCCAAGTGGTACACCGGCTTCCTCCATGGCGGCGAGCTCAGGCCGGTGGCTCTGCCCGGCAAGGCCTATTCCCAGTGA